A genomic window from Streptomyces sp. MST-110588 includes:
- a CDS encoding DJ-1/PfpI family protein has translation MQIAILLFDRFTTLDAVGPYETLARIPGAEVVLVGERTGPYRNELGTLGLVADAELSEVSAPDILVVPGGPGQNEQMEDGPLHEWIRAVDAGTTWTTSVCTGSLILAATGLLKGRRATSHWMALDLLATYGAEPTGERVVFDGKYVTAAGISSGIDMGLALVGRVAGDFRAQCVQLGIEYDPQPPYNAGSPRTAPPEVTAALREHSRFFLKD, from the coding sequence GTGCAGATCGCGATCCTGCTCTTCGACCGCTTCACGACTCTGGACGCCGTGGGCCCGTACGAAACCCTCGCCCGCATCCCCGGCGCCGAGGTGGTCCTGGTGGGCGAGCGCACCGGACCGTACCGCAACGAACTGGGCACGCTGGGGCTGGTCGCCGACGCCGAGCTGTCCGAGGTGAGCGCCCCGGACATCCTCGTCGTGCCCGGCGGCCCCGGGCAGAACGAGCAGATGGAGGACGGCCCGCTGCACGAGTGGATCCGCGCCGTGGACGCCGGCACCACCTGGACCACCTCCGTGTGCACCGGCTCGCTGATCCTGGCCGCCACGGGCCTGCTCAAGGGCCGCCGCGCCACCTCCCACTGGATGGCGCTGGACCTGCTGGCCACCTACGGCGCCGAGCCGACCGGCGAACGCGTCGTCTTCGACGGCAAGTACGTCACCGCGGCCGGTATCTCCTCCGGCATCGACATGGGTCTGGCCCTGGTGGGGCGGGTGGCCGGCGACTTCCGCGCCCAGTGCGTCCAGCTCGGCATCGAGTACGACCCGCAGCCGCCGTACAACGCGGGCTCGCCGCGGACCGCTCCCCCCGAGGTGACGGCGGCGCTGCGGGAGCACAGCCGCTTCTTCCTGAAGGACTGA
- a CDS encoding ATP-binding protein, whose amino-acid sequence MGDRLGDRLATAREQGFVGRRRESADFSALLAAGRGAVVYVYGPGGIGKTALLHHFAQLAGRAGRPPVHLHASELRPDEPEMTARIPDRPDPVLLIDGLDGAPGATDALRTFHRELLAHLPGRALVALAGRVAPPLSWRLDPAWRGLLHPVPVGPLDEADSRELLARRGVPEHARDAGLAFTRGHPLALALVADVTAHGGEPVPPDRSPQIVQALLAGLLEAVPTPLHRAALESCAQVLETTEPLLAALLETGDARPYFDWLRALSAMECGPRGIHPHDLVRDVLDAELRWRHPERRALLHRRAGAYYQRLFTEDDDRARQRAVLADFAYLHRDSPVVGPLLDPVTRGAAGAAHLDRLSVSPLPVSGGELIQACAIAAIHEGSAAARLVQDWSVLPQARTHTVRGPDGVAAGFYTLIELTGTEPPGAPADPAVRTACDWLARHGELREGETALLVRFWMSRDEYQAVSPVQTLITLRLTHHYLTGHRPALTLLPFADPEFWEAGCAYVDFARLPAADFTSGGRRFGMFVHDWRRVPGPAWLTMLIERERAQDPLAVPPPPAPEPLRVLDREAFAHAVREALRGLARADGLRDSPLLGTRLVTARCARRAGPRERATALREAVRAAAAALEASPQDRRGFRALHHTYLRPAGTQARAAELLRLPMTTYRRHLAAGIGRLTELLWQEELDAPGEGAPGNSEGAPGSGGGSGAGGGGGSGGGSGAGGGGPSD is encoded by the coding sequence GTGGGCGACCGGTTGGGTGACCGGCTCGCGACGGCGCGCGAACAGGGATTCGTCGGCCGCCGCCGGGAGTCCGCGGACTTCTCGGCCCTGCTGGCCGCCGGACGGGGCGCGGTGGTGTACGTGTACGGGCCGGGCGGCATCGGCAAGACGGCGCTGCTGCACCACTTCGCGCAGCTCGCCGGCCGCGCCGGGCGGCCCCCCGTACATCTGCATGCGAGCGAACTGCGCCCCGACGAGCCGGAGATGACCGCCCGCATACCCGACCGTCCCGACCCGGTGCTGCTCATAGACGGCCTGGACGGCGCGCCCGGCGCCACCGACGCCCTGCGCACCTTCCACCGCGAACTGCTGGCCCACCTGCCCGGACGCGCCCTGGTCGCGCTGGCCGGGCGGGTGGCGCCCCCGCTGTCCTGGCGGCTGGACCCGGCCTGGCGGGGCCTGCTGCACCCGGTGCCGGTCGGCCCGCTGGACGAGGCGGACAGCCGTGAGCTGCTGGCCCGCCGCGGGGTGCCGGAGCACGCCCGGGACGCGGGCCTGGCCTTCACCCGCGGCCATCCGCTGGCGCTCGCGCTGGTCGCGGACGTCACCGCGCACGGCGGCGAGCCGGTGCCGCCCGACCGCTCGCCGCAGATCGTCCAGGCGCTGCTGGCCGGGCTGCTGGAGGCGGTGCCCACACCGCTGCACCGGGCCGCGCTGGAATCCTGCGCGCAGGTGCTGGAGACCACCGAGCCGCTGCTCGCCGCCCTCCTGGAGACCGGTGACGCCCGGCCGTACTTCGACTGGCTGCGCGCGCTGTCCGCCATGGAGTGCGGGCCGCGCGGCATCCACCCCCATGACCTGGTACGGGATGTGCTGGACGCGGAGCTGAGGTGGCGTCACCCCGAGCGGCGGGCGCTGCTGCACCGCCGGGCCGGCGCGTACTACCAGCGGCTGTTCACCGAGGACGACGACCGGGCCCGGCAGCGCGCGGTCCTGGCGGACTTCGCCTATCTGCACCGGGACAGCCCGGTGGTCGGGCCGCTGCTGGACCCGGTGACGCGCGGCGCGGCGGGCGCGGCCCACCTGGACCGGCTGAGCGTCTCGCCGCTGCCGGTGAGCGGCGGCGAGCTGATCCAGGCGTGTGCGATCGCCGCGATCCACGAGGGGAGCGCGGCGGCGCGGCTGGTACAGGACTGGTCGGTGCTCCCCCAGGCGCGCACCCACACCGTACGGGGCCCCGACGGGGTGGCCGCGGGGTTCTACACGCTGATCGAGCTGACCGGCACCGAGCCGCCGGGGGCGCCGGCGGACCCGGCGGTCCGCACGGCCTGCGACTGGCTGGCGCGCCACGGGGAGCTGCGGGAGGGCGAGACGGCGCTGCTGGTGCGGTTCTGGATGAGCCGCGACGAGTACCAGGCGGTCTCGCCCGTTCAGACCCTGATCACACTGCGGCTGACCCACCACTACCTGACCGGGCACCGGCCCGCGCTGACGCTGCTGCCGTTCGCCGACCCGGAGTTCTGGGAGGCGGGCTGTGCCTATGTCGACTTCGCACGGCTGCCCGCGGCCGACTTCACCTCGGGCGGGCGCCGGTTCGGGATGTTCGTCCACGACTGGCGGCGGGTGCCGGGTCCGGCGTGGCTGACGATGCTCATCGAACGCGAACGGGCCCAGGACCCGCTCGCCGTGCCGCCCCCACCCGCCCCGGAGCCGCTGCGCGTCCTGGACCGGGAGGCGTTCGCACACGCCGTACGGGAGGCGCTGCGCGGGCTGGCCCGGGCGGACGGGCTGCGGGACTCGCCGCTGCTGGGGACCCGGCTGGTCACGGCGCGGTGTGCGCGGCGGGCCGGGCCGCGGGAGCGGGCCACGGCCCTGCGGGAGGCGGTACGGGCGGCAGCCGCCGCGCTGGAGGCGTCCCCGCAGGACCGGCGCGGCTTCCGGGCGCTGCACCACACCTATCTGCGGCCGGCCGGTACGCAGGCGCGCGCCGCCGAGCTGCTGCGGCTGCCGATGACGACCTACCGGCGCCATCTGGCCGCCGGGATCGGGCGGCTGACGGAGCTGTTGTGGCAGGAGGAGCTGGACGCGCCGGGCGAGGGCGCGCCCGGGAACAGCGAGGGCGCGCCCGGGAGCGGCGGAGGCAGCGGGGCCGGTGGGGGCGGCGGGTCCGGCGGAGGCAGCGGGGCCGGCGGGGGCGGCCCTTCGGACTGA
- a CDS encoding enoyl-CoA hydratase/isomerase family protein, whose protein sequence is MEPGLWTHVSDGTATVTISNPAKRNAMTNGMWRELPPLLERLAADRSVRVLVLTGADKTFCAGADIGSLRGSAQESKGLATAAEEALAAFPKPTVAAVQGTCVGGGCQLAVACDLRLAEEGALFGVTPAKLGIVYPPTATRRLARLVGPSAAKYLLFTGELIDCTRALRTGLVDEVLPEGGLAGRVARLAAVLASRSQLTQAAAKEFVNGMAEGDGTEAADGAGAGDGTADSVADGDGRADAARVAYWEAQARRSGDTAEGVAAFLERRTPRFSWSAGS, encoded by the coding sequence ATGGAACCGGGCCTTTGGACGCATGTCAGCGACGGGACAGCGACCGTCACGATCAGCAACCCCGCCAAGCGGAACGCGATGACGAACGGGATGTGGCGCGAGCTGCCGCCGCTGCTGGAGCGCCTGGCGGCCGACCGTTCCGTACGGGTCCTGGTGCTGACCGGCGCGGACAAGACCTTCTGCGCGGGCGCGGACATCGGGTCGCTGCGGGGGTCGGCGCAGGAGTCCAAGGGGCTCGCGACGGCGGCCGAGGAGGCGCTGGCCGCGTTCCCCAAGCCGACGGTGGCGGCGGTCCAGGGGACCTGCGTGGGCGGCGGCTGCCAGCTCGCGGTCGCCTGTGACCTGCGGCTCGCGGAGGAGGGAGCGCTGTTCGGGGTGACGCCGGCGAAGCTGGGCATCGTCTACCCGCCCACGGCCACCCGGCGGCTGGCCCGGCTCGTGGGGCCGTCGGCCGCCAAGTACCTGCTGTTCACGGGCGAGTTGATCGACTGCACCCGGGCGCTGCGGACGGGCCTGGTGGACGAGGTGCTGCCGGAGGGCGGGCTGGCCGGGCGGGTGGCGCGGCTGGCGGCCGTCCTGGCGAGCCGGTCGCAGCTCACGCAGGCGGCGGCCAAGGAGTTCGTGAACGGCATGGCGGAGGGGGACGGCACGGAGGCGGCAGACGGTGCGGGGGCGGGCGACGGTACGGCGGACAGCGTGGCGGACGGGGACGGCAGGGCGGACGCGGCCCGGGTCGCGTACTGGGAGGCGCAGGCGCGCCGCAGCGGCGACACCGCCGAGGGTGTCGCCGCTTTCCTGGAGCGCAGGACGCCACGGTTCTCCTGGTCGGCCGGCTCCTGA
- a CDS encoding ABC-F family ATP-binding cassette domain-containing protein → MSATLVAKDLAAGHGERVLFSGLDLVVAPGDVIGLVGANGAGKSTLLRLLAGLDTPEGGKLALSPPTATVGHLPQEPDRRPGESVRAFLARRTGVSAAQLALDEATRALVEEEPGADDAYALALERWLALGAADLDERAEETAGQLGLAVGLDQPMTSLSGGQAARASLASLLLSRYDVFLLDEPTNDLDLDGLDRLEAFVRGLRAGTVLVSHDREFLTRTVNRVLELDLAQQQVNTYGGGYASYLEERERARRHAREEYEEYADTRAALERRAHTQRNWMEKGVKNARRKATDHDKVGRNARVEATEKQAAKARQTQRLIERLEVVEEPRKEWELRMEIAAAPRSGAVVATLSGAEARRGDFRLGPVDLQIDWADRVAVTGPNGSGKSTLLAALLGRLPLDAGRAYLGSGVVVGEVDQARGLFVGDEPLLDAFRRSVPDLAPADVRTLLAKFGLKAAHVLRPAGTLSPGERTRAALALLQGRGVNLLVLDEPTNHLDLPAIEQLESALASYEGTLLLVTHDRRMLEAVHLTRRFEVEAGRVTERTA, encoded by the coding sequence ATGTCTGCCACCCTCGTCGCCAAAGACCTCGCCGCCGGCCACGGCGAGCGCGTCCTGTTCTCCGGCCTCGATCTCGTCGTCGCTCCCGGGGACGTCATCGGCCTCGTCGGGGCCAACGGCGCGGGCAAGTCCACGCTGCTGCGCCTGCTGGCCGGCCTGGACACGCCGGAGGGCGGCAAGCTCGCCCTCAGCCCGCCCACCGCCACCGTCGGCCACCTCCCGCAGGAGCCCGACCGCCGCCCGGGGGAGTCCGTACGGGCCTTCCTCGCCCGCCGCACCGGCGTGAGCGCCGCCCAGCTCGCCCTGGACGAGGCCACCCGGGCGCTGGTCGAGGAGGAGCCGGGCGCCGATGACGCCTACGCGCTCGCCCTGGAGCGCTGGCTCGCCCTGGGCGCCGCCGACCTGGACGAACGCGCCGAGGAGACCGCCGGTCAACTCGGCCTGGCCGTCGGCCTCGACCAGCCGATGACCTCACTGTCCGGCGGCCAGGCCGCCCGTGCCTCGCTCGCCTCGCTGCTGCTCTCCCGCTACGACGTCTTCCTCCTGGACGAGCCCACCAACGACCTCGACCTGGACGGCCTGGACCGGCTGGAGGCGTTCGTGAGGGGCCTGCGCGCCGGGACCGTCCTGGTCAGCCACGACCGCGAGTTCCTGACCCGTACGGTCAACCGCGTCCTGGAACTGGACCTGGCCCAGCAGCAGGTCAACACCTACGGCGGCGGCTACGCGTCCTACCTGGAGGAGCGCGAGCGGGCCCGGCGGCACGCCCGCGAGGAGTACGAGGAGTACGCCGACACCAGGGCCGCCCTGGAACGGCGCGCCCACACCCAGCGCAACTGGATGGAGAAGGGCGTCAAGAACGCCCGCCGCAAGGCCACCGACCACGACAAGGTGGGCCGCAACGCGCGGGTGGAGGCCACCGAGAAGCAGGCCGCCAAGGCCCGGCAGACCCAGCGTCTGATCGAGCGCCTGGAGGTCGTCGAGGAGCCGCGCAAGGAGTGGGAGCTGCGGATGGAGATCGCCGCCGCGCCCCGTTCGGGCGCGGTCGTGGCCACCTTGAGCGGCGCCGAGGCCCGGCGCGGGGACTTCCGCCTCGGCCCGGTGGACCTCCAGATCGACTGGGCGGACCGGGTCGCCGTCACCGGCCCCAACGGCTCGGGCAAGTCCACGCTGCTGGCCGCCCTCCTGGGCCGGCTCCCGCTGGACGCGGGCCGGGCGTATCTGGGGTCCGGTGTGGTGGTCGGCGAGGTCGACCAGGCCAGGGGGCTGTTCGTCGGTGACGAACCGCTGCTGGACGCCTTCCGCCGGTCGGTCCCGGACCTGGCTCCGGCCGACGTACGGACCCTCCTGGCCAAGTTCGGACTCAAGGCGGCCCATGTGCTGCGCCCGGCCGGCACCCTCTCGCCGGGGGAGCGCACCCGCGCCGCGCTCGCCCTCCTCCAGGGCCGCGGGGTCAACCTGCTGGTCCTGGACGAGCCGACCAACCACCTCGACCTGCCCGCGATCGAGCAGCTCGAATCGGCGCTGGCCTCGTACGAGGGGACGCTGCTGCTGGTCACCCACGACCGGCGGATGCTGGAGGCGGTCCACCTCACGCGGCGCTTCGAGGTCGAGGCGGGCCGGGTGACCGAGCGGACCGCGTGA
- a CDS encoding DUF308 domain-containing protein, which translates to MFGGDSRRKDRGAPSPQESANRLGRGFSGLAALGVILVLAGLVGLVYVWAATLTTMLLFGWLLLVGGLVGLLHAVQSRGSNFLWLAVIVAAVNIAAGVVVLRRPDVTAEALTMFAALLFLTGGIFRLVGGAIVGGPQAGWTLVQGAFGILLGVLVLADWPHSSLYVIGCFFSLALLFDGLGLLALGIGGRRVVGMVAGAAAPPPSAPSAARASPDAYPSGRPGSVTRGQSLHKKQKDQNQSQG; encoded by the coding sequence ATGTTCGGTGGAGACAGCCGCCGCAAGGACCGCGGGGCCCCGTCCCCGCAGGAGTCGGCGAACCGGCTGGGCCGCGGCTTCTCCGGGCTCGCGGCGCTCGGTGTGATCCTGGTGCTGGCCGGACTGGTCGGCCTGGTGTACGTCTGGGCGGCGACGCTCACCACGATGCTGCTCTTCGGCTGGCTGCTGCTGGTCGGCGGCCTGGTCGGGCTGCTGCACGCCGTCCAGTCGCGCGGCTCGAACTTCCTGTGGCTCGCGGTGATCGTGGCGGCCGTGAACATCGCGGCGGGCGTGGTCGTGCTGCGCCGGCCGGACGTCACCGCCGAGGCCCTGACGATGTTCGCCGCCCTGCTCTTCCTGACCGGCGGCATCTTCCGGCTCGTGGGCGGTGCGATCGTAGGGGGTCCGCAGGCCGGCTGGACGCTGGTGCAGGGCGCCTTCGGCATCCTGCTGGGTGTCCTGGTGCTCGCCGACTGGCCGCACAGCAGTCTGTACGTCATCGGGTGCTTCTTCTCCCTGGCGCTGCTCTTCGACGGCCTGGGGCTGCTCGCGCTGGGGATCGGCGGACGCCGGGTGGTGGGCATGGTGGCCGGGGCGGCGGCACCGCCCCCGTCGGCACCGTCCGCCGCACGGGCGTCCCCCGATGCGTATCCGTCCGGCAGGCCCGGTTCCGTCACGCGAGGACAGTCCTTGCACAAGAAACAAAAAGACCAGAACCAGTCACAGGGCTGA
- a CDS encoding ATP-binding protein, which produces MPPGPPAEPPEDLASPLAHEGVRRFTVPALESSVPRARHAVRDLLKRRRVPAADSIKDSLLLIVSELVTNAVQHAALLSPEIVLEITVGANWVRVAVEDNHPYRPKALQANEEDIGGRGLWLVKMLTVEAGGKCDVEHTVSGGKAVWAELPLTPVPTSPPPHL; this is translated from the coding sequence ATGCCCCCTGGACCCCCGGCCGAGCCCCCCGAAGACCTGGCTTCTCCGCTCGCGCACGAAGGTGTCCGGCGGTTCACCGTCCCGGCACTGGAGTCGTCGGTGCCGCGCGCCCGGCACGCGGTCCGGGACCTCCTGAAGCGCCGGCGCGTCCCGGCTGCCGACAGCATCAAGGACAGCCTGCTGCTGATCGTCTCCGAACTGGTCACCAACGCCGTACAGCACGCCGCGCTGCTCTCCCCGGAGATCGTCCTGGAGATCACCGTCGGGGCGAACTGGGTGCGTGTGGCGGTCGAGGACAACCACCCCTACCGGCCCAAGGCACTCCAAGCGAACGAGGAGGACATAGGCGGCCGGGGGCTGTGGCTGGTGAAGATGCTCACCGTCGAGGCGGGCGGCAAGTGCGACGTGGAGCACACGGTGAGCGGCGGCAAGGCGGTATGGGCCGAACTGCCGCTCACCCCGGTCCCTACCAGCCCGCCGCCTCACCTGTGA
- the idi gene encoding isopentenyl-diphosphate Delta-isomerase — protein sequence MPITPANGQTAGSAAASTPDGTAEPILLELVDEDGATIGTAEKLAAHQPPGQLHRAFSVFLFDGKGRLLLQRRAAEKYHSPGVWSNTCCGHPYPGEPPFVAAARRTAEELGIAPALLGEAGTVRYNHPDPVSGLVEQEYNHLFVGLVRQEPAPDPREVGEIAFVTPGELAERHALAPFSAWFMTVLDAARPAVRELTGEAAGW from the coding sequence ATGCCGATCACACCTGCCAACGGACAGACCGCCGGGAGCGCGGCGGCGAGCACACCGGACGGCACCGCCGAGCCGATCTTGCTGGAGCTGGTCGACGAGGACGGCGCGACGATCGGCACCGCGGAGAAGCTGGCGGCCCACCAGCCACCGGGGCAGTTGCACCGGGCGTTCTCGGTCTTCCTCTTCGACGGGAAGGGGCGGCTGCTGCTCCAGCGCCGGGCGGCGGAGAAGTACCACTCCCCCGGCGTCTGGTCCAACACCTGCTGCGGTCATCCCTACCCCGGCGAGCCGCCGTTCGTGGCCGCCGCCCGGCGGACCGCGGAGGAGCTGGGGATCGCGCCCGCGCTGCTCGGTGAGGCGGGGACGGTGCGCTACAACCACCCGGACCCGGTGTCCGGGCTGGTCGAGCAGGAGTACAACCACCTGTTCGTGGGGCTCGTACGGCAGGAGCCCGCGCCCGACCCGCGGGAGGTCGGGGAGATCGCGTTCGTGACCCCTGGTGAGCTGGCGGAGCGACACGCCCTGGCGCCGTTCTCGGCGTGGTTCATGACGGTGCTGGACGCGGCGCGGCCGGCGGTCCGCGAGCTCACAGGTGAGGCGGCGGGCTGGTAG
- a CDS encoding cation diffusion facilitator family transporter has protein sequence MGPGHDHGHSPGARPGARGTATAAHRGRLRGALALTATVMVAELLGSLLTGSLALLADAGHMATDVVGLTMALVAVRFAARPPSQRRTFGLARAEIVAAVANALLLFGVGGYVLITAVPRFFEPVEVPGGPTLLFGGLGLAANLASLALLMRGQHDSLNVRGAFLEVTADALGSVAVIVAALVIALTGWTAADPVASVVIGLMIVPRTWKMFRESLDVLLEAAPKDVDMAEVRAHILALPGVVGLHDLHAWTITSGMPVLSAHVVVGRDVWDFAAHEKLLHDLQSCLGDHFDVAHCTFQLEPHGHAAHEAQLCH, from the coding sequence ATGGGCCCAGGGCACGACCACGGACACTCCCCCGGCGCACGGCCCGGTGCGCGAGGCACCGCGACCGCCGCCCACCGGGGGCGGCTGCGGGGCGCGCTGGCACTGACCGCGACGGTGATGGTCGCCGAGCTGCTCGGGAGCCTGCTGACCGGGTCGCTGGCGCTGCTCGCGGACGCCGGCCACATGGCCACGGACGTGGTTGGCCTGACGATGGCGCTGGTGGCCGTCCGCTTCGCCGCCCGCCCGCCCTCCCAGCGGCGCACCTTCGGTCTGGCGCGGGCGGAGATCGTCGCGGCGGTGGCCAATGCGCTGCTGCTGTTCGGTGTGGGCGGCTATGTCCTGATCACGGCGGTTCCGCGGTTCTTCGAGCCGGTCGAGGTGCCGGGCGGTCCGACGCTGCTCTTCGGTGGCCTCGGTCTGGCCGCGAACCTCGCCTCGCTGGCGCTGCTGATGCGCGGGCAGCACGACAGCCTCAACGTGCGGGGCGCGTTCCTGGAGGTCACGGCGGACGCGCTGGGTTCGGTCGCGGTGATCGTCGCGGCGCTGGTCATCGCGCTGACGGGCTGGACGGCGGCCGACCCGGTCGCCTCCGTCGTCATCGGCCTGATGATCGTGCCGCGGACCTGGAAGATGTTCCGGGAGTCCCTGGACGTCCTGCTGGAGGCCGCACCGAAGGACGTGGACATGGCGGAGGTCAGGGCGCACATCCTGGCCCTGCCCGGCGTCGTGGGCCTGCACGACCTGCACGCCTGGACGATCACCTCCGGCATGCCGGTGCTCTCCGCGCACGTGGTGGTCGGCCGGGACGTCTGGGACTTTGCCGCCCACGAGAAGCTGCTGCACGACCTCCAAAGCTGCCTGGGCGACCACTTCGACGTCGCACACTGCACCTTCCAGCTCGAACCGCACGGCCATGCGGCGCACGAGGCACAGCTGTGCCACTGA
- a CDS encoding DUF5941 domain-containing protein → MSTAILTGPPVAGSPLEGDLRALGFDVRHADGPDATADVLATVPAHERVALVDPRFVGHVHALRLALTDPRFPAAAVTGALTAQPEARPALARAAASVPAGPGSAAYTDVLPDTLADALEAEGGAPHRVELGTLVAAVPTTPAERERAQEAVAAVDEEAVRLRTAVKSRDGFFTTFFISPYSRYLARWCARRGLTPNQVTTASLLTALIAAGCAATGSRGGFVAAGVLLLLSFVLDCTDGQLARYSLQYSTLGAWLDATFDRAKEYAYYAGLALGAARGGDDVWALALGAMVLQTCRHVVDFAFNEANHDATANTSPTAALSGRLDSVGWTVWVRRMIVLPIGERWAMIAVLTALTTPRVVFCALLIGCALAACYTTAGRVLRSVTRRARRTDRAARALADLADSGPAAELVAEGPAARGTMTAPLMAFAGLAFLMVQLFWRPTPGTWWPVLGAAVYALFAGVAVARPLKGPLDWLVPPLFRVAEYVTILVLAARSEVPGALPAAFGLVAAVAYHHYDTVYRIRGGSGAPPRWLVRATGGHEGRTLVVAVLAALLHSTDFTIALTVLAGALALLVLIESIRFWVSSGAPAVHDEGEPA, encoded by the coding sequence CTGTCGACCGCCATCCTCACCGGTCCGCCGGTCGCCGGGTCGCCACTCGAAGGCGACCTGCGCGCGCTGGGCTTCGACGTCCGGCACGCCGACGGGCCCGACGCCACCGCCGACGTCCTGGCCACGGTCCCCGCCCACGAGCGCGTGGCCCTGGTCGACCCCCGCTTCGTGGGCCACGTCCACGCGCTGCGGCTGGCGCTGACCGACCCCCGCTTCCCCGCCGCCGCGGTCACCGGCGCCCTCACGGCGCAGCCCGAGGCGCGCCCCGCGCTCGCCCGCGCCGCCGCGTCCGTCCCGGCCGGCCCGGGCAGCGCCGCGTACACCGACGTGCTGCCCGACACCCTCGCCGACGCCCTGGAGGCCGAGGGCGGTGCCCCGCACCGCGTGGAGCTGGGCACGCTGGTGGCCGCGGTCCCCACCACGCCCGCCGAACGGGAGCGGGCCCAGGAGGCCGTCGCCGCCGTCGACGAGGAGGCCGTACGGCTGCGTACGGCCGTGAAGTCCCGGGACGGCTTCTTCACCACCTTCTTCATCAGCCCCTACTCCCGCTACCTCGCCCGCTGGTGCGCGCGCCGCGGCCTGACCCCCAACCAGGTCACCACCGCCTCCCTGCTCACCGCGCTGATCGCGGCGGGCTGCGCGGCCACCGGCAGCCGCGGCGGCTTCGTCGCGGCCGGCGTGCTGCTGCTCCTGTCCTTCGTCCTGGACTGCACCGACGGGCAGCTCGCCCGCTACTCCCTGCAGTACTCCACGCTGGGCGCCTGGCTGGACGCGACCTTCGACCGCGCCAAGGAGTACGCGTACTACGCGGGCCTGGCGCTGGGCGCCGCGCGCGGCGGGGACGACGTATGGGCGCTGGCCCTGGGCGCGATGGTCCTCCAGACCTGCCGCCACGTCGTGGACTTCGCCTTCAACGAGGCCAACCACGACGCCACCGCCAACACCAGCCCCACCGCCGCCCTCTCGGGGCGCCTGGACAGCGTCGGATGGACCGTCTGGGTCCGCCGGATGATCGTGCTGCCCATCGGCGAGCGCTGGGCGATGATCGCCGTCCTGACTGCCCTGACCACCCCGCGCGTCGTCTTCTGCGCCCTGCTCATCGGCTGCGCCCTGGCCGCCTGCTACACCACCGCCGGACGGGTGCTGCGCTCCGTGACACGCCGCGCCCGCCGCACCGACCGGGCCGCCCGCGCGCTGGCCGACCTCGCCGACTCCGGCCCGGCGGCCGAACTGGTCGCCGAGGGCCCCGCGGCGCGCGGAACGATGACCGCGCCCCTGATGGCCTTCGCGGGCCTGGCCTTCTTGATGGTCCAGCTCTTCTGGCGGCCCACCCCCGGCACCTGGTGGCCCGTCCTGGGCGCGGCCGTGTACGCGCTCTTCGCAGGCGTCGCCGTCGCCCGCCCCCTCAAGGGCCCCCTGGACTGGCTGGTGCCGCCGCTGTTCCGCGTCGCCGAATACGTCACGATTCTGGTCCTGGCCGCCCGCTCGGAGGTGCCCGGAGCGCTGCCCGCGGCGTTCGGGCTGGTCGCGGCGGTCGCCTACCATCACTACGACACGGTCTACCGCATCCGTGGCGGCAGCGGTGCGCCCCCGCGGTGGCTGGTGAGGGCGACCGGCGGACACGAGGGACGGACCCTGGTGGTCGCGGTCCTCGCCGCCCTGCTGCACTCCACAGATTTCACAATCGCGCTGACGGTCCTCGCGGGGGCCCTGGCGCTGCTGGTGCTCATCGAGAGCATCCGCTTCTGGGTGTCCTCCGGAGCACCCGCCGTACACGATGAAGGAGAACCCGCATGA
- a CDS encoding phosphocholine cytidylyltransferase family protein, with amino-acid sequence MIGLVLAAGAGRRLRPYTDTLPKALVPVDGDTTILDLTLGNFAEIGLTEVAIIVGYRKEAVYERKAALEAKYGLKLTLIDNDKAEEWNNAYSLWCGRDALKHDVILANGDTVHPVSVEKTLLAARGDGKKIILALDTVKTLAEEEMKVVVDPDKGVQKITKLMDPAEATGEYIGVTLIEGEAAEELADALKTTFERDPDLYYEDGYQELVNRGFKVDVAPIGDVKWVEIDNHDDLAKGREIACQY; translated from the coding sequence ATGATCGGCCTCGTGCTGGCAGCCGGCGCCGGACGGCGTCTGCGCCCCTACACCGACACCCTGCCCAAGGCACTGGTGCCGGTCGACGGCGACACGACCATCCTGGACCTGACGCTCGGCAACTTCGCCGAGATCGGCCTGACCGAGGTCGCGATCATCGTCGGCTACCGCAAGGAGGCCGTGTACGAGCGCAAGGCCGCGCTGGAGGCGAAGTACGGCCTCAAGCTCACCCTCATCGACAACGACAAGGCCGAGGAGTGGAACAACGCCTACTCCCTGTGGTGCGGCCGTGACGCCCTCAAGCACGACGTGATCCTCGCCAATGGCGACACCGTGCACCCGGTCTCCGTCGAGAAGACCCTGCTCGCCGCCCGCGGCGACGGCAAGAAGATCATCCTCGCGCTCGACACGGTCAAGACCCTGGCCGAGGAGGAGATGAAGGTCGTCGTGGACCCCGACAAGGGCGTCCAGAAGATCACCAAGCTCATGGACCCGGCCGAGGCCACCGGTGAGTACATCGGCGTCACCCTCATCGAGGGCGAGGCCGCCGAGGAGCTGGCCGACGCCCTGAAGACCACCTTCGAGCGCGACCCCGACCTGTACTACGAGGACGGCTACCAGGAGCTGGTCAACCGCGGCTTCAAGGTCGACGTGGCGCCGATCGGCGACGTCAAGTGGGTCGAGATCGACAACCACGACGACCTCGCCAAGGGCCGGGAGATCGCGTGCCAGTACTGA